The Candidatus Effluviviaceae Genus V sp. genome contains the following window.
AGTTCCGCCAGCGTCTCGTAGGTCCCCTGCAGGATGCCCTGCGTCCCGATGTAGATCCAGCTCCCGGCCGTCATCTGACCGTACATGATGAGGCCCTTGCGCTCGAGCTCCCGGAACGCGTCCCACGTCGCCCAGTCGCCGACGAGGTTCGAGTTGGCGATGAGCACGCGGGGGGCGTCCGGGTGCGTGCGGAAGACGCCGACCGGCTTCCCGGACTGCACGAGCATCGTCTCGTCGTCCTCGAGCTCGCGCAGCGTCGCGGTGATGGCGTCGAAGGCCTCCCAGCTCCTCGCGGCCTTTCCGCTCCCGCCGTAGACGACGAGTTCGTCGGGCATCTCCGCGACCTCGGGGTCGAGGTTGTTCATGATCATCCTGTAGGCGGCCTCCTGCAGCCAGCCCTTGCACGAGAGTTCCGTGCCTCTCGGCGCCCTGATCTCGCGCCCAGACCTGCCCATTCTCCTGCCTCCTTGCCTCTCCGTGGATTTCGCTCTCACCTGCCGCGCCGGCCGGCGACGGGGACCCTACACCGCGCTCAGGACGCCCAGCATCTTGAGGAGCGCGGTCTCGCTCTCCGCGACGGCCGCCGGCGCAGGCAGCTCATCGAGGAGCCTGCGGCCGTATCCTCTCGTGGCGAGTCTGCTGTCGAGCAGGACGACCACGCCCGTATCGATGCTCGAGCGTATCAGACGCCCGAAGCCCTGTCGCATGCGGATCGCCGTGCGGGGGACCATGTACGACGTGAACGCGTCGAGGCCCTCCTTCTCGTAAGCCTCGCAGTGTGCCTCGATGACGGGGTCCTTCGGCACCGGGAACGGCAATTTGACGATGACGAGCTGCTCGAGCGATCGCCCCGGCACGTCGACCCCCTCCCAGAAGCTCGACGTCGCGAGAAGGACCGAGTCGGTCACGCGTGAGAACTCGTCGAGGAGCGCGGTCGAGCCTCCGTGGCCCTGGGCGAGCACGAGCTTGCCCCGGGCCGCCAGCGGATCGCGAACGGCCCTGAAGACAGCATCGAGCGACGAGCGTGACGTGAAGAGCGCGAGCGTCCCGCCATCCGCGGGCGCGGCGAGCTTGACGAGGAGTTCGCCGACCACGCTGTTGAAGCCCCTCGAGGACGGCTGCGGCAGATACCCCGCGACCGCGGCGATCACCTGACGACCGTAGTCGTACGGGCTCCCGACATCGAGGGTCACGACCTTCCAGTCCGGGAGCGCGTCGAGTCCGAGCCGCTCCATGATGAAGCGGAACCCGCCGTCGACCGTCATCGTCGCCGACGTCGCGATCATCGACGAGACCTTCGAGTACAGAAAGTCCGGCATGAGCTCCGCCACCGAGACCGGGGCGCTCCTGAGCGTGCACTCCACCCCGGAGCGCCGCGTCCGGACCTCGAGCCAGAAGACCGACCGTTCATCCCGACCGAGGGCGAGGTACTCGAGGTCCTCGCGCAGCTCGCGCAGCCGCTCCGCGTGGTAGGCGAGCGTCTGCGAGGCGGCATCGACGCCCTTGAAATCGACGTCCACAACAAGGTCGCCGAGCGTCTCGAGGTCACCGACCAGTCCTTCGAGCGACGAGAGCACGCCGCCGAGTTCGTCTCCGAGTATCGACGAGACGCTCAGCTCGCCGGCGTAGCGCAGCTTGCCGTACTCAACCGTCCTCCCCCCGGCCATCTCAATGTGCCTCAGTGCGAGGGCCGCGAAGAACGCATCCCCGAGGGTCGCTGTCTTCTCGACGTTCTCCCTGAGCCGCCCGGCCGCGGTCAGCGCCATCTCGGTGGACTGTCCGTCAAGGCCTTCGAGCCTGTTCTCGAGTTCGACGAGATCTCCCGACGCCCGCCCGTCCTTCCTGAAGAGGCTCTCGAGCGCGGCGCGGAATCGGTAGACATTGACCCGCCGGCCGAGGTGCTCGGTCGCGACCGACTCCATGTTGTGGGCCTCGTCGCAGACGAGATAGGAGTACTCCCCGAGAATGCGGTTCCCGGCCCCGGTGTCACTGAAGAGCAGCGAGTGGTTGACGACCACCAGATGCGATGCCTGAGCGGCGCGCCTCGCCCGCTGCAGGTAGCACCTGTCGCTCGCCGGACAGCGCGACCCGAGACAGGGCCCACCGTCGGCCGAGACGCGGCTCCAGAGATAGCCCCAGGGGCGGAAGGCCGCGTTCTCGGCGATGTCGCCCGAGGTCGTCTCCTCCTCCCAGATGACGAGCGGCATGTAGTGCTCCCGCTCGCCCGCTGGAAGGCCCTGGTCGAGAAGCTGGTCCCAGCGCTTCGCGCAGATGTAGTTCCCGCGTCCTTTCAGAAGCGTCGCCTTGAAGTCGACCTCGAGCGTCTCACCCAGGAACGGGACGTCCTTGAAGAAGAGCTGCTCCTGGAGGTTCTTCGTGTTGGTCGACACGATGACGCGCTCGCCGTTCTCGGCGGCGAAGTGGATCGCCGGAATGAGGTAGGCGAGCGACTTGCCGACGCCGGTGCCGGCCTCGACCAGAAGATGGACCCCACCCGTCAGCGCGTCGTTGACGGCGCGGAGCATCGCCATCTGCTCTCTGCGCTCCTCGTAGCCCGAGAGCCTCCCCTCGAGCTCGCCGCCGGCCTCGAAGAGCCGTTCGAGCCGCTCGACGTCAGGCTCGACGACGTCCTCGCTGAGGCGACGCTCGACGCGGTCGCCCCACACGTTGTCGTAGCGGAGGAGCTCCGCGTTCCTCTCGCCGAAGTCGGGGACCGCCGCCGGATCCACCGTGGAGGCGTTCCGCTCGATCGCCTCCTCGAAGAGCCGGCGAAAAGGCGGAGGCGAAAGCGCGTGCAGCCGCTTGAGGGGCCTCCCTCCGACGCCGTCGAGCACGAGAACGAGCGACCCGAAGAGCCTGCCGACCGCGCGGGCGTCGTCGGCGGCGCGATGGGACCGGCCTGCGTCGATGTCGAAGAAGCGCGCGAGGGCGACGAGGCGATGGCTGGGCAGCCTGGGCAGAAGGGCCCGCGAGAGCGCCAGCGTGTCGTAGACGTCCCGGCCTTCGAAGAGACTGACCCCGGACGCGGCGTCGAGGAAACCGACATCGAAAGCGGCGCTGTGTGCGACGACGGGGTCGTCCCGGAGGAAGTCCCTGAGATCGGGCAGCGCCTCGTCGATCGACGGAGCGCCGGCGATCTGTTCGTCGGTGATACCGGTCAGGTAGACGACATCCGAGGGGATCTCGCAGCTCGGGTCGACGAACGTGCAGAACGCGTCCACCGGTTCGCCGTCGGTGAAGCGGGTGGCACCGATCTCGATGATCCGGTCGGTGCGGTGATCTACACCGGTCGTCTCCAGGTCCAGACCGACGTAGGTCCGCGGACCACACGGACGGCGCGTCGTCATCCGTCCTCCCGATCCCTGACGTCGGACATCTTCCTGAGGGCGCAGAACTCGCCGCACATCGTGCAGAGCTCCTCGTCCGAGGGCTTGGACGCGGCGCGGAACGCCCGCGCCTTGCCGGGATCGAGCGACATCTCGAGCGCGCGTTCCCACTCGAGACCCTTCCTCGCCCGGGAGAGCTCATCGTCCCACGCGCGCGCGCCGGGAACGTCGTTGGCGACGTCGGCCGCGTGGGCCGCGACGCGCAGCGTGTAGACCCCTTCGCGGACGTCGTCGACGTCGGGCAGCCTGAGATGCTCCGCCGGTGTGACATAGCAGAGGAAGTCGGCGCCGGCCATGGCGGCCACGGCCCCGCCGATCGCCGCACCGACATGATCGTAGCCCGGGGCCACGTCGGTCACGAGCGGCCCCAGGACATAGAACGGTGCGCCGCCGGTCATCGACTTCTGGAGCTCGACCGACGATCTCACCAGGTGGAGCGGCACGTGCCCCGGCCCCTCGACGATGGCCTGCACGCCGCGCTCGCGCGCCCGCTCAACGAGCTCGCTGATGACGACGAGCTCGCTGATCTGTGCGGTGTCATTGGCGTCCGCCAGCGCTCCGGGCCGCATGCCGTCGCCGAGCGAGATGGCCACGTCGCGCTCCGCGAGGATGTCCATGAGTTCGTCGTACCGCGCGTAGAACGGGTTCTCCGCCTCGTTGTACGACATCCACTCCATCAGGAAGGCCCCGCCACGGCTGACGACGTCGGCGAGTCGCCGCGAGCGCCTGCAGTGTTCCGCGACCTCGCGAGTCACTCCGGCGTGAACCGTCACGAAATCGACGCCGGCCTCCGCGTGCCGACGGACCTCTCCAAGCATGTCGTCGCCCGACATGCGGACCATTCCGCGCCCGTCGCGCCGCGCCTTGACGGCGGCGCCGTAGATCGGCACCGTGCCGACGGGTACCCTGGAGCGCTCGAGCACGGCACCGAGGATCTCGTCGAGATCCCCTCCCGTCGAGAGGTCCATGACGGCGTCGGCGCCGGCCTCGACGGCGGCGTCGAGCTTCTTGAGCTCGTCCTCGAGCGTCGACGCATCGGACGACGTCCCGATGTTGGCGTTGACCTTCGTCCTGAGCCCCGGACCGAGGGCGACGCGGCGCCGCTCCGCACCGGAGTTTCCCATGATGACCGCCCGCCCCTCGGCCAGGAGCCTCCTCAGGAGCTCGGGTGCCACGCCCTCGTCGTCCGCGACGCGGACGACCTCTTCGGTTGTCCGGCCCGAGAGGGCCGCTTTCATTCTCGTCATGTGTACACTCAAACCTTCCGTTCCGTGCCGCCGCCTCCGGACGGCGCGGTATCAGTCGTCTCCGATGAGTTCGAGGAACTCCCGTTCGTCGACGGTCCGAACACCGAGTTCCCGTGCCTTGTCGGCCTTCGACCCCGGGTTCTCTCCAACGACCACGAGGTCCGTCCGGCCGCTGACGCTCGTGCTCGCACGCCCGCCCGCGGCCTCGACCGCGCCGCGTGCCTCGTCCCGGGTCATGCTCTCGAGCGAGCCCGTCAGGACCACGGTCTGTCCATCGAGCGGTCCTCCGGACGCCGCACGGGCCTCCGCCTCGGTCCTGACGCCCGCCCTCCGGAGCTTCTCGATGACCCGTCTGTTCTCCTTCGTACCGAGGAAGGTCGCCACGGAGTGCGCGATGACCGGTCCGACCTCCTCGACCTCCGCCAGCTCGCCCTCGCCGACCTCTTCGAGTTCCTTCAACGTCCCGAAGCGGTGCGCGAGGATCCGCGCCACGCGCGCGCCGACGTGCGGCATACCGAGACCGAAGAGCAGGCGCGAGAGTGGCTGTTCCCTGCTCTTCTCTATGCCGTCCAGGAGGTTCCTCGCCGACGTCTCAGCCATGCGGGGAAGCTCGACGAGGTCGTCCTCATCGAGCGAGTAGAGATCGCCGTAGTCCTCGACGATGCCCGACTCGACCAGTGTGTCGACGGTCTCCTTGCCCAGCCCCCTGATGTCCATCGCGCCGCGGGATGCGAAGTGTTCGATGCGCCTCCGGACCATTGCCGGGCAGGCGGCGTTCACGCAGCGGTGGGCCGCTTCACCCTGCTCCCGAACGACCGGACCGCCGCAGACCGGGCACGTCTCAGGCATGCGGAACCGTCGGGGACGTCCCTTGCGCTTCGACCGGACGACCGACACGACCTTCGGGATCACCTCGCCGCCCTTCTCGACGACGACGGTGTCCCCGACTCGCACGTCGAGACGGTCGATCTCGTCCTGGTTGTGAAGTGTCGCCCGCGAGACGGTCGAACCGGAGATCGTCACCGGCTCGAGCCGGGCGACGGGCGTCAGCTTGCCGGTCCGGCCCACCTGGACCATGATGTCCTCGACGACCGTCGTCGCGCTCTCGGCGGGGAACTTGTACGCGATACCCCATCGCGGGCTTCGCGCGGTCGTCCCGAGGCGCTCCTGTTGCGCGAGCGAGTCCACCTTGACGACCAGACCGTCGGTCTCGTAGTCAAGCTCGCCACGACGCCTCTCCCAGGACCCGCAGCGCTCGATCACGCAGTCGATGTCCCCGCAGACGGTCTCCTCGGGCGCCGTCCGGAACCCCATGGCGCGGATCACCTGGAGCGCCTCGTGCTGCCGTGTCACGCCGACACGCCCCGGCCCGACGAGCCGGTAGAAGAAGGCGTCGAGCGGACGCTCGGCCACGACCGACGGGTTCAGCAGCTTGAGCGATCCGGCCGCCGCATTCCGCGGGTTGGCGAACGGTTCGAGGTCGTCCTCCCGCCTCTGACGATTGAGGTCCTCAAACCCCGATCTCGGGAGGATCACCTCACCCCTGACCTCGATGTCGGCGCGGTCGTGCTCGCCGGCCAGCCGGAGTGGGACCGACCGGATCGTCTTCACGTTGGCCGTCACATCGTCGCCACGCTCGCCGTCACCGCGGGTGGCCGCCCGCGTCAACAGGCCGTCCTCGTAGACAAGCGAGATGCTGACGCCGTCGAGCTTGAGCTCGACGACGTACTCGACATCCACGCCCTCGAGCCGCTCCCGCACGCGCCGGTCGAAATCCAGAAGCTCGTCGGTCGAGTACGTGTTCTCGAGCGACAGCATGGGCTCTGAGTGCCGGACGGTCTCGAACCCTTCCGACGGCTCGCCTCCCACCCGCTGGGTCGGCGAGTCGGGTGTGACGAGCTCCGGATGCTCGTTTTCGAGACGGACGAGTTCGGCGAAGAGCTCGTCGTACTCGGCGTCGGTGATCTCCGGCGCGTTCTCGACGTAGTAGAGACGGTCGTGCCGGCGCACGAGCTCGCGCAGCTCCTCCACGCGAGCCCGGACGTTCTTCTTGGCTGACATCGGGGCTCCGATCGACGTCGTCCGGAGGGTCCCAGGAAGGGGCCTGTCAGAATGTGCGCGTGAACCCGACGTGAAGCTTGCCGTCGAGGAGCGAGTCCCCCTCGCCCAGCCCGTAGTCAACCGCGATTATACCCAAGCCGGTCGAGCCCCGCAACCCGATTCCATAGCCTAACTTGGTATCCGTTGCGGGATTAGGGCCGTCACCCCGATATCTACCGGCGTCGACGAAGGCGAGGACCCGTGATGAACGGCCAATCAGATAGCGGTACTCCACCGAGCCCGACACAACGCGGACCCCGCGGAACTGCTCCTCACGGTACCCTCGGAGCGTCTTCGCGCCTCCGAGCGGGACCTCCTCGTGATACGGGACGTCCTCCTCGGAGCTCCAGATGCCGGCGCCCGAGGCCCGCAGCGCGACCGTCTGGTCGAACGCGACCGGCAGATATGCGCGCACCACGAACTCGGCCGTTCCCGACCGCTCGCGTCCGCCGGTGTCGTCGATCTCCTTGGCCGCGTACTCGATCGTCGCCGCCGCGGAGAGTCCTCTGGTCGGGTTCAGCGGCGAGTCCGTACCGTCGAAGACCGCGGAGAGGGCCGTCCTGACGCCCCTCGTCGGGCTCGGGCCGCTCTCGCCGGGCACGTATCGCTCGGCTCCGAGCGACCACGAAACCCGGGAGCGCTCGCCCATTCTTGCGGTCACTCTGAGGTCGCCTCCGGTCACGGTCGAAATGGTGTCCCGGACCGTCTGTGAACCGGACACCGACACGTCGATCGGAGCCCCGAGGACCCAGGGCTCGACGTACAAAAACGACGCCCGCCGCTCGTCGCTCGGCAGCCGCTCCCAGGCGACCTCGGCGCGCCGCCCCGTGCCGGCGATGTTCCCCAGCACGACCTCCACGGCGCCCGACAGACGGTCGTCGCCCGGAACGTACCCGAGCGCCCCGAGCACCCGGTTGACGCTGGCCTCCTCAACCTCGAACACGGGGACCGCCTTCGAGAGCCCCCTTATGTATGCGACCGCCGGGCGGGCGACCTCGGAGAAGAGACCGGTCCTCTCGAGGCGCGAACGGGCCAGCTCGAGGTCCGACCTCGAGAACGGCTCGCCCGGCTCGATGCCGAGTTCGCGCAGCACGACCACATCCCGTGTGGTCTCGTTGCCGACGACGACCGGGGTGCCGAACACGACGGGAGGTCCCTCGTCGACGTGGAACGTCAGGTCGAACCGTCCATCCGGTGTGGCCCGGGCGAGCTCGGGCCTGACCAAGGCCAGCGGGCGGCCGCGTTCCGCGGAGACCTCGACCAGTGCCGCCGCGGCGGCCGCGATCACGTCGGCCGACACGGGCTCGCCCGGCTCAAGCCGGACGGCGCGCAGGAGCTCGTCCTCCGGAAGCGAACCGACGCCCCGGAGGCGCACGCCCGCGAGGACGGGCTCCGGCCCCTCGTCCACACGGACCGTCAGAACACCTTCACCGGACGGCCCTCCGAGCTCTGCCTCGATGCGCGCGAACGGACGCCCGGCCCGTATGTAGAGCGTCAGCAGCGAATCGACTCCCGACTCGAGGAGGCCCCCCGGCTCCGCCGGAGGCTCCTCCAGGGACAGGAGACCGCCGAACGCCTCCTCGACGGCCGCTCGTCCCAGCGACCGGTCGCCCGAGAGGTCGAGGCGAACCTCCGGGCGGGCGCCCACCGGCAGCAGCATCAGCAGAAGTGCGGCGACGAGCACCCCGGCCCAGCGTGCCGTCCCGTCGGAAGCCCGCGGAGCGTGCCTCCGCATCGTGGTCGGAACCCGCCGACCGCCTGCGGTCAGGTCACGTCTGTACGATGCGGCTCGGTCCACGTCGCGCTCCCTCAGAAGTACGCGCTGACCCTCAGGTCGGCCGTCTGGACGGCCTCCCGTCCCTCGCGCCGCTCCCCGGTGTACGAGAGCGTCGCCGTCAGGTAGCTGTTAACACGGTAGTCGCCCGAGAGGCGCCAGAGCGTCGTCCCGCCCGGTCCCCGGCCCGCGCCGAGGTAGAGCGGGAGGTCGTCTGCGTCGGTCTCCACCTCCGCGCGCGTCACCGAGGCGATCAGGGCGCCGCGGCCGCGGAATCGCCAGGTCAGGCCCGGCGTGATCTCGTAGCGTCTGAGCGAGACACCCTCGACCTCCTCGTCCTGGCCGCCGACGAGTGCGGTCAGGCGAAGCTCGACGTCACCGAAGCGGCGCAGCGACATCTCTCCCTCGACCGTCCGCTCGTCGATGCGGTAGCTCTCGATCGCGCCGTCCGACTCCCGCTCCCGTCGTGCGGCTTCTCCGAGGATCCGCCACGTCAGGTCGTTGGAGGGCGACAGTTTGACGTCGACCGCGGCGCTTCTGACGGTCCTCCGCTCCGGAGCGTTCTCGAACTGACGGTCGAGCTCGTCCCTCGTCTCGACCGTCAGACGGGCCGAGGCCCCGCCGCCGGCCGACACGTATCGCACGGAGTGGCGCGAGATGATGTCGCCCTCCACGGTGTCGTCGCTCTGGATGACGCCGGGGTCGAGCCGGTAGAGCCCCCACCGGTCGTCGGTCGTCGTACTCTCCTTGAGCTTGACGTCCGACCGGACGCTCAGGGAGGACAGGAGTCGCCGGAGGGGGGTCGCCTCCGGCAGCCTTCCCCGGCCCGCCCGTCCGTCGACGCGCCACCCGGCGACGGCCTCGAGTTCCGTCACAGGGAGGTAGTTCCCCGTCGAGATGATCCTGGTGACCTCGACGCCGTCCTCCTCCGTGACGTACTTCTCCTTCTCCTCGACCTCGGTCGTCGTCACCGTGTACCTGAGCTCGCCCTTGAAGAGCCCTCCCCCCGAGCTTCCAGCGAGGCGCGCCCTGACGAGGTCGTGTCGGGTCCCGGGGTCCCCGGATGCGCCCTCCTGCTCGGAGCGCCGTCTGCGGGCGAAGATCTCAGCCGACAGACGGCGTCCGCCGTCCCACGTGAGGCGATACTCCTCCGTGGTCGTGGTCGATGCGCTCTTCCAGACGCCGGCGTCGCTGCGGTCGGTCACGCGGTGATCGTACGACACGTGACCGGAGAGTCGCCCGCCGCCCACGACACGGAGCTGCCCGCCGAACTCGTCGTAGCGTTCGCCGTCGCCGTCGGTCGTTCGCCGATCGCGGGCGTAGCGCAGTCCCGGTCGAAACGTGCCCCCGGCTCTGTCGAGAGCCGCCCGGTAGAGCCGTCTGGTCCGGTCCTCACTCCGCGCCGCTCCATCGACCGACACGTCGACCAGACGGCCCATCGCACTGAACTCGACGCCGTCGAGCGGGCGCCCGGAGGCCGCGAACTCCGACCGCGAGGTCGATACATCGTCGCCCCGCCGGAGCGCGGCGTGCGACAGCGAGAGCTCGCCGCCCTCCGGGAAGCTGAGTTCCGCGTCCCCGCGGGCCATCGCCTCGCCGTCGGGGAGATCGAGACCCGTGAGCTCCCACCGCTCCTCGTATCCGACCTCCCGGAACCGGCCGGGCGCCCGGAAGGCTCCCGCGACACGGCGACCCGACAGCGAGGCCGTGAGCGTGCCTCCCGCGAGCCATGTGAGCGGAGCGGTCCGCGTCCCCGCTGAGAGCGACGCCGCGTTCCCGACGTTGTCGTCGTCATCGAGATCCGAGAGCGTGTTGGCATCGTAGCGTGAGACGGCGCCCTCGGCCTCGACCCAGCCGTCGGGGCCGAGCGATCCGGCACCGTTCACCGCGACGATGTCGTGGGCGACGGGGAGCGGGAGTGACTGCCCCAACCGGTGGGTCCCCACCCCCTCGCCGACGTGGACGTAGTAACCCCCGACGTAGTCATACTCGTAGGCGCCGCCCTCGGAGCGCTCGAACGCGAGGTCGAAACTCCCGGAGTCGCGGCCCGCGTACTCGTAGATGCCCTCCGCCAGCCGTTCGTAGTCGCCGAGCCCGGGGCCGACGGAGTCCACGCCGGCGTCGAACGCCTCGAGCGGATCGTCGCCCGCCTCCGCGAGGATCGCCCGTTCGTCATCTCCGATGACCACGCTCGACGGCGACCCGCTGTCGTCGGCCTCGCGGAGCCAGGTCACGCCGAAGAGCCCCTCGTCGCCGAACCCGCCCGAGATCGCATAGAGATCGCGGGTGAACGCTCCCGAGGCCGACTCGTAATCGACTGAGATCTCCGTGTCGGCGGTGATCGGATTGGTCTCGGTGAACTCGATCGCGCCGGCATCGTAGTCGATGACGTAGTCGTTGTCGCGTCCGCGCCGTGCGCGTTCGCCGTCGATCCACACGCGCTCGCTCCCGGCAACGACCGGGTCCCCGGACCCGAGCACATACTGCCCCTGCTTCCCCTCGACGCCGCGGAAGGTCACGCTGGCGAACTCGCCGTCGGCGCGCGCCCCCGCGAGAAGGAAGCTCCCGGGCCCGAGCCGTCCCTCGACCTGCGCGCCGGTCAGCTCCCTTTCGACCGTCGCGAACACCGACCGTCGGGTCGACAGCACGAGATCGCCCAGTGTCGCCCGCCCCTGCGGGCTCTCGAGTTCGACAAGCACCTCGTCGAGCGCCCGGAGCTCCTCGGTGTCCCCCTCGGGACGGAGCGGCGTGTTCTGGTCGGAAAGGTAGGCCCGCACGGAGACATCGCCGGCGATGCGGCCGACGGCGTTGATCCTGAGCGACTGTTCGAGGGTCGGGTCCCGGTTCGAGCCGACAGTGATCCCGAAGGTCTTCGATCCGTCGACCCTCAGGTCCGGCCCGATCGCCGGCCGGTCCTCCGTCGCCTCGGCGACGATCACCTGAGCCGCCGTTGCCTCCTCGGGAAGGGAGCCGGCGCTGTCGAGAAAGGCCGTTCTGAAGACCGCCCGCGACGCGCCGGGAAGGTACCGGTAGGAGAGCCGGACGGCCGCCGAGTCCGGGGCGTCCGCCATCAGCCGGAAGCGGCGGGTGCCTGCATCCAGCAGATACGCTGTCCCCCGCTCGAGTACGCGGCCCTCGAGGCGCACCGTGTCGGTCCCCGCCACCACGAGTGTGTCAGGCAGAGCGAGCCCGCGGCGCGCGTTCCCGGCGCGCGTCTCGATGACGCGAAGACCGCCGACAGCGACGACGGCACCCGAGCCGTCGGGCCCGCCTGCGGGACCGACCGCGGCCGTGCAGGCTGTCGCGAGAAGGAGGAGGCATTGGAAACAGAGGATCGCGCACTTCACCGCGTGCCAGACCTCCGGACGTGGACCGGGCGGATGATCGCAACATCTCCCTCTCCCCCGTCGAGCACGACGACCTCCCCGTCGCCGCCCCGCGCGATCGA
Protein-coding sequences here:
- the thiC gene encoding phosphomethylpyrimidine synthase ThiC is translated as MTRMKAALSGRTTEEVVRVADDEGVAPELLRRLLAEGRAVIMGNSGAERRRVALGPGLRTKVNANIGTSSDASTLEDELKKLDAAVEAGADAVMDLSTGGDLDEILGAVLERSRVPVGTVPIYGAAVKARRDGRGMVRMSGDDMLGEVRRHAEAGVDFVTVHAGVTREVAEHCRRSRRLADVVSRGGAFLMEWMSYNEAENPFYARYDELMDILAERDVAISLGDGMRPGALADANDTAQISELVVISELVERARERGVQAIVEGPGHVPLHLVRSSVELQKSMTGGAPFYVLGPLVTDVAPGYDHVGAAIGGAVAAMAGADFLCYVTPAEHLRLPDVDDVREGVYTLRVAAHAADVANDVPGARAWDDELSRARKGLEWERALEMSLDPGKARAFRAASKPSDEELCTMCGEFCALRKMSDVRDREDG
- a CDS encoding BamA/TamA family outer membrane protein; protein product: MDRAASYRRDLTAGGRRVPTTMRRHAPRASDGTARWAGVLVAALLLMLLPVGARPEVRLDLSGDRSLGRAAVEEAFGGLLSLEEPPAEPGGLLESGVDSLLTLYIRAGRPFARIEAELGGPSGEGVLTVRVDEGPEPVLAGVRLRGVGSLPEDELLRAVRLEPGEPVSADVIAAAAAALVEVSAERGRPLALVRPELARATPDGRFDLTFHVDEGPPVVFGTPVVVGNETTRDVVVLRELGIEPGEPFSRSDLELARSRLERTGLFSEVARPAVAYIRGLSKAVPVFEVEEASVNRVLGALGYVPGDDRLSGAVEVVLGNIAGTGRRAEVAWERLPSDERRASFLYVEPWVLGAPIDVSVSGSQTVRDTISTVTGGDLRVTARMGERSRVSWSLGAERYVPGESGPSPTRGVRTALSAVFDGTDSPLNPTRGLSAAATIEYAAKEIDDTGGRERSGTAEFVVRAYLPVAFDQTVALRASGAGIWSSEEDVPYHEEVPLGGAKTLRGYREEQFRGVRVVSGSVEYRYLIGRSSRVLAFVDAGRYRGDGPNPATDTKLGYGIGLRGSTGLGIIAVDYGLGEGDSLLDGKLHVGFTRTF
- a CDS encoding DEAD/DEAH box helicase produces the protein MTTRRPCGPRTYVGLDLETTGVDHRTDRIIEIGATRFTDGEPVDAFCTFVDPSCEIPSDVVYLTGITDEQIAGAPSIDEALPDLRDFLRDDPVVAHSAAFDVGFLDAASGVSLFEGRDVYDTLALSRALLPRLPSHRLVALARFFDIDAGRSHRAADDARAVGRLFGSLVLVLDGVGGRPLKRLHALSPPPFRRLFEEAIERNASTVDPAAVPDFGERNAELLRYDNVWGDRVERRLSEDVVEPDVERLERLFEAGGELEGRLSGYEERREQMAMLRAVNDALTGGVHLLVEAGTGVGKSLAYLIPAIHFAAENGERVIVSTNTKNLQEQLFFKDVPFLGETLEVDFKATLLKGRGNYICAKRWDQLLDQGLPAGEREHYMPLVIWEEETTSGDIAENAAFRPWGYLWSRVSADGGPCLGSRCPASDRCYLQRARRAAQASHLVVVNHSLLFSDTGAGNRILGEYSYLVCDEAHNMESVATEHLGRRVNVYRFRAALESLFRKDGRASGDLVELENRLEGLDGQSTEMALTAAGRLRENVEKTATLGDAFFAALALRHIEMAGGRTVEYGKLRYAGELSVSSILGDELGGVLSSLEGLVGDLETLGDLVVDVDFKGVDAASQTLAYHAERLRELREDLEYLALGRDERSVFWLEVRTRRSGVECTLRSAPVSVAELMPDFLYSKVSSMIATSATMTVDGGFRFIMERLGLDALPDWKVVTLDVGSPYDYGRQVIAAVAGYLPQPSSRGFNSVVGELLVKLAAPADGGTLALFTSRSSLDAVFRAVRDPLAARGKLVLAQGHGGSTALLDEFSRVTDSVLLATSSFWEGVDVPGRSLEQLVIVKLPFPVPKDPVIEAHCEAYEKEGLDAFTSYMVPRTAIRMRQGFGRLIRSSIDTGVVVLLDSRLATRGYGRRLLDELPAPAAVAESETALLKMLGVLSAV
- the ligA gene encoding NAD-dependent DNA ligase LigA, whose protein sequence is MSAKKNVRARVEELRELVRRHDRLYYVENAPEITDAEYDELFAELVRLENEHPELVTPDSPTQRVGGEPSEGFETVRHSEPMLSLENTYSTDELLDFDRRVRERLEGVDVEYVVELKLDGVSISLVYEDGLLTRAATRGDGERGDDVTANVKTIRSVPLRLAGEHDRADIEVRGEVILPRSGFEDLNRQRREDDLEPFANPRNAAAGSLKLLNPSVVAERPLDAFFYRLVGPGRVGVTRQHEALQVIRAMGFRTAPEETVCGDIDCVIERCGSWERRRGELDYETDGLVVKVDSLAQQERLGTTARSPRWGIAYKFPAESATTVVEDIMVQVGRTGKLTPVARLEPVTISGSTVSRATLHNQDEIDRLDVRVGDTVVVEKGGEVIPKVVSVVRSKRKGRPRRFRMPETCPVCGGPVVREQGEAAHRCVNAACPAMVRRRIEHFASRGAMDIRGLGKETVDTLVESGIVEDYGDLYSLDEDDLVELPRMAETSARNLLDGIEKSREQPLSRLLFGLGMPHVGARVARILAHRFGTLKELEEVGEGELAEVEEVGPVIAHSVATFLGTKENRRVIEKLRRAGVRTEAEARAASGGPLDGQTVVLTGSLESMTRDEARGAVEAAGGRASTSVSGRTDLVVVGENPGSKADKARELGVRTVDEREFLELIGDD